From a region of the Nitrospira sp. genome:
- a CDS encoding 4Fe-4S ferredoxin: MKDSVFSTVRAARELVKEADGLQAEPPSAPTRIDWLRPPGAVGEQLFLERCTKCKDCVTACSPGAIVAHPQDGTPVLFADQSPCLLCEDLPCIAACGTDALVPVMGITQVHMGIAAISHRFCTAGQGCHACVSKCPTDALVMDVASLHLSVVTESCVGCGMCEMICKTVNDHVAIRVIPSRHLARIDA; the protein is encoded by the coding sequence TTGAAGGATTCCGTCTTCTCGACCGTCAGAGCCGCGCGCGAACTCGTCAAAGAGGCAGATGGTCTTCAAGCGGAGCCGCCTTCCGCGCCGACGCGTATTGACTGGCTGCGTCCCCCTGGTGCGGTGGGAGAACAACTGTTCCTTGAACGTTGTACAAAGTGCAAGGATTGCGTCACGGCCTGTTCACCCGGCGCGATCGTCGCACATCCGCAGGACGGCACTCCCGTTCTTTTTGCCGATCAATCCCCCTGTCTCCTCTGCGAAGACCTCCCCTGCATCGCAGCATGTGGGACGGACGCGCTCGTGCCCGTCATGGGGATCACTCAAGTCCACATGGGCATCGCCGCGATTTCACACCGATTCTGTACGGCTGGTCAGGGATGTCATGCGTGCGTGTCGAAGTGTCCAACAGACGCCCTTGTGATGGATGTTGCGTCGTTGCATCTTTCCGTGGTGACGGAATCCTGTGTCGGGTGTGGAATGTGTGAGATGATCTGCAAGACCGTCAATGACCATGTTGCGATCCGTGTGATACCGTCAAGGCATTTGGCAAGGATCGATGCGTGA
- a CDS encoding SIMPL domain-containing protein (The SIMPL domain is named for its presence in mouse protein SIMPL (signalling molecule that associates with mouse pelle-like kinase). Bacterial member BP26, from Brucella, was shown to assemble into a channel-like structure, while YggE from E. coli has been associated with resistance to oxidative stress.), with protein MWIIWLLVLLGFPVGAQAHDETKPEASTLTVSETGTMTQAPDTAFVTFGLDSPGKVLAEAQRRNSAAMSNVMDRLRELQIDKERIQTSSFTVTPQYRPPARRSANAPPTPPEIVGYIVSNMVTVEIRALDKVGTVIEEVLNAGTNSFHGLRWGLRDEQLVRLSALKQAAVKAREKAAVLSEALHVKLGRVLSVSEGGHVVRPTAPMARMAMDAGAGDVPISPGEIKVEATVTLIYEIAPN; from the coding sequence ATGTGGATTATCTGGCTGCTGGTGCTGCTGGGGTTTCCGGTTGGGGCGCAGGCGCATGATGAGACGAAGCCCGAGGCGTCGACCCTCACGGTCAGCGAAACCGGGACGATGACGCAGGCGCCGGATACGGCGTTCGTGACATTCGGTTTGGACAGTCCCGGTAAAGTACTCGCCGAGGCGCAGAGGCGGAACAGCGCCGCCATGAGCAACGTCATGGATCGGCTGCGGGAGTTACAGATCGACAAGGAGCGGATACAAACCTCGTCCTTTACGGTCACCCCGCAGTATCGGCCGCCGGCTAGACGTTCCGCTAATGCACCGCCTACTCCGCCGGAAATCGTCGGTTACATCGTCAGCAACATGGTGACGGTGGAAATCCGCGCCCTCGACAAGGTCGGCACGGTAATTGAGGAGGTCTTGAACGCCGGCACGAACAGCTTTCATGGGTTGCGTTGGGGGTTGCGCGATGAGCAGCTGGTACGTCTGAGCGCATTGAAGCAAGCTGCGGTCAAGGCGCGGGAGAAAGCGGCAGTGCTGAGCGAGGCGCTCCATGTGAAACTCGGGCGGGTGTTATCAGTCAGCGAAGGCGGTCATGTGGTCAGACCCACCGCTCCGATGGCGCGCATGGCCATGGATGCGGGTGCCGGCGATGTGCCGATCTCGCCCGGGGAGATTAAAGTCGAGGCAACGGTGACACTCATCTACGAAATCGCTCCGAACTGA
- a CDS encoding type II toxin-antitoxin system VapC family toxin has translation MKIVLDASIAVKWFADEIHDDAARRLLAERHELLAPELIYAEVANAFLKRWRRGEMSRESVDNAVVQFARAPLKTAATAGLLAAAWQIAMRHDRSVYDALYVALAASQSCPLVTADRKLFNALKDHAGVVHVLWVEDLP, from the coding sequence GTGAAGATCGTTCTTGACGCCAGTATCGCGGTCAAATGGTTTGCAGACGAGATTCATGACGATGCGGCCCGCCGGTTGCTCGCCGAGCGCCATGAATTGTTGGCTCCCGAGTTGATCTATGCGGAAGTCGCGAACGCCTTTTTGAAGCGGTGGCGCCGAGGAGAAATGTCGCGGGAGTCGGTCGATAATGCCGTGGTCCAATTTGCGCGCGCGCCGCTGAAAACGGCTGCCACGGCTGGTCTGCTGGCAGCCGCATGGCAGATCGCCATGCGACACGATCGGAGCGTCTATGATGCGCTGTACGTCGCGCTCGCCGCAAGCCAGTCCTGCCCTTTAGTGACCGCCGATCGAAAACTCTTCAATGCGTTGAAGGATCACGCCGGAGTCGTCCATGTGCTGTGGGTTGAGGATTTACCGTGA
- a CDS encoding DNA methyltransferase, translating into MAKKSKSAAKANQTAPYKHSEATSLMRPEVGTQAQFKKKKPPKTYRYDSSLSPALDWDAKNPSREQGEALIKQVLDAKSLEEAKAAASKLKSLSKPFLNWAGKAERLSFDVPTLPLFIHERLSTKAIIETLAGHKTDKQEDMFALFGDPQHSITDQVLKAYEYQDNWTNRMVLGDSLVVMNSLLHYEGLGGQVQMIYMDPPYGVKFGSNFQPFVRKRDVSHNDDEDMTREPEMVQAYRDTWELGLHSYLTYLRDRLLLARDLLTPSGSIFVQISDENLHHVREVMDEVFGAEDFVAVICFVKATAQTTELISSAADYLLWYAKERSRTKYSQVYLTKQLDSDGASNYSCIESPDGNQWRRLNKKEREQTELIPRGWKVFSMGDLTSQRPPGSFPFSFQGQVFTPGKNYWKTSEGGLRRLGDERRLIVQNGRIYYKRYLEDFPCYPLTTTWADTASSFAERTYVVQTTLKVVQRCLLMTTDPGDLVLDPTCGSGTTAYVAEQWGRRWITCDTSRVPLALARQRLLTATFPWYELKDNNRGPAGGFTYKRKQNKKGEEVGGIVPHITLKSIVNNEPPAEEMLVDRPEVENGITRVTGPFCVEATIPMPVDWEGDGVEDSGAVSVEAYGSFVDRMLEVLRKSPVLRLEGNKTVMLKNIRPPAKTLSLSAEALVSNGQDKPVAFVFGPENGAVSEKLVYEAAKEANGKSYTHLYVVGFAIQPNARTLVEKCAEVMGVPATYVQATPDLMMGDLLKNMRSSQIFSVCGQPEIKVSRNKEKQYQVELLGLDVFDPITMEVTHRSGADVPAWFLDTDYNDLCFHVSQAFFPRTSAWDNLKKALKGEYEESVWDHLSGTTSAPFETGEHRQIAVKVIDDRGNELLVVRKL; encoded by the coding sequence ATGGCGAAAAAGTCCAAGTCTGCGGCAAAGGCGAATCAAACCGCCCCGTACAAGCACTCGGAGGCCACAAGCCTCATGCGTCCGGAGGTCGGCACGCAGGCGCAGTTCAAGAAGAAGAAACCGCCGAAGACCTACCGCTATGATTCGTCGCTCTCGCCGGCGCTTGATTGGGACGCCAAGAATCCATCTCGGGAACAAGGCGAAGCCCTCATCAAGCAGGTGCTCGACGCCAAGAGTCTCGAAGAAGCGAAGGCTGCCGCCTCCAAACTCAAAAGTCTCAGCAAGCCATTCCTGAACTGGGCGGGTAAGGCCGAGCGGCTGTCGTTCGACGTGCCGACCTTGCCGCTCTTCATTCACGAGCGGCTTTCGACCAAAGCCATCATCGAAACGCTCGCCGGGCACAAGACCGACAAGCAAGAAGACATGTTCGCCCTCTTCGGCGATCCGCAACATTCGATCACCGATCAGGTGCTGAAAGCCTACGAGTATCAGGACAATTGGACCAACCGGATGGTCCTGGGCGATTCGCTCGTCGTGATGAATTCGCTGCTGCACTACGAAGGCTTGGGCGGTCAGGTGCAGATGATCTACATGGACCCGCCCTACGGCGTGAAGTTCGGTAGCAACTTCCAGCCCTTCGTCAGGAAGCGGGATGTCTCCCACAACGACGACGAGGACATGACCCGCGAGCCAGAAATGGTCCAGGCCTATCGGGATACGTGGGAGCTCGGGCTGCACTCCTACTTGACCTATCTGCGAGATCGGCTTTTGCTCGCGCGTGATCTCCTCACGCCTAGCGGCAGCATCTTCGTTCAGATCAGCGATGAAAATCTCCATCACGTGCGGGAAGTGATGGATGAAGTGTTTGGGGCGGAGGATTTTGTTGCTGTAATCTGTTTCGTGAAGGCCACGGCTCAGACGACAGAGCTTATTTCTTCTGCAGCGGACTATCTTCTTTGGTATGCAAAGGAAAGGTCTCGCACGAAGTACAGCCAAGTATATTTGACGAAACAGTTGGATTCAGATGGTGCTAGCAACTATTCCTGCATTGAATCGCCAGACGGAAACCAATGGCGCCGGCTAAACAAGAAAGAAAGAGAACAAACAGAATTAATTCCAAGAGGCTGGAAAGTCTTTAGTATGGGTGACCTTACGTCTCAAAGGCCACCTGGCAGTTTTCCATTTTCGTTTCAAGGACAGGTCTTTACTCCGGGAAAGAACTATTGGAAAACTTCTGAGGGTGGCTTAAGACGACTCGGAGACGAAAGACGGTTGATTGTTCAGAATGGCCGAATCTACTACAAGCGTTATCTCGAGGATTTTCCTTGTTATCCGCTAACTACGACATGGGCGGATACAGCAAGCAGTTTTGCTGAACGGACATATGTCGTACAAACTACTTTGAAAGTTGTTCAACGCTGTCTCCTCATGACCACCGACCCAGGCGATCTGGTCCTCGATCCAACCTGCGGTAGCGGTACGACGGCCTATGTTGCGGAGCAATGGGGCCGCCGTTGGATTACATGCGACACGAGTCGCGTACCGCTGGCGCTCGCGCGGCAACGACTCCTGACTGCCACCTTTCCTTGGTATGAGCTGAAAGATAATAATCGTGGACCTGCCGGAGGCTTCACCTACAAACGCAAGCAGAATAAGAAGGGAGAAGAAGTCGGCGGCATTGTCCCACATATCACGCTTAAGTCCATCGTCAATAATGAGCCACCAGCCGAAGAAATGTTGGTGGACCGGCCCGAAGTCGAGAACGGCATTACCCGTGTGACCGGCCCCTTCTGCGTTGAAGCGACCATCCCCATGCCGGTGGACTGGGAGGGTGATGGGGTCGAGGATTCCGGAGCGGTTTCCGTTGAAGCCTATGGCTCCTTCGTGGACCGCATGTTGGAAGTGCTCCGCAAGAGCCCGGTGCTCCGGTTGGAAGGCAACAAAACTGTTATGTTGAAGAACATCCGTCCGCCAGCCAAGACGCTCTCTCTTTCTGCTGAAGCGTTAGTTTCAAATGGCCAGGACAAGCCAGTCGCCTTCGTGTTCGGCCCGGAGAACGGCGCAGTCAGCGAAAAGCTCGTCTATGAAGCGGCTAAGGAAGCCAACGGCAAGAGCTACACACATCTCTATGTGGTCGGTTTCGCCATTCAACCCAACGCGCGGACGCTGGTGGAGAAATGCGCAGAGGTCATGGGCGTGCCCGCCACCTATGTGCAAGCCACGCCGGATTTGATGATGGGTGACCTGCTCAAGAACATGCGGTCGAGCCAGATCTTCAGCGTGTGTGGGCAACCGGAAATTAAGGTGAGTCGCAACAAGGAGAAGCAGTATCAGGTCGAGCTGCTCGGCTTGGACGTGTTTGATCCCATCACGATGGAGGTGACGCATCGCAGCGGCGCCGATGTGCCGGCCTGGTTTCTGGATACGGATTACAATGACCTCTGTTTCCACGTCTCGCAAGCCTTCTTCCCCCGCACCAGTGCCTGGGATAATCTCAAGAAGGCGCTCAAGGGTGAGTATGAAGAGAGCGTGTGGGATCATTTGTCCGGCACGACGAGCGCACCGTTTGAGACGGGTGAGCATAGGCAGATCGCCGTCAAAGTGATCGACGACCGGGGGAACGAATTGCTGGTGGTGAGGAAGCTGTAG
- a CDS encoding thioredoxin family protein produces MATASSMLPLGTDAPPFSLRDVVSGRTYSLESFADKTALLVMFICRHCPYVVHVEQELAKIGQDYRHTDLGIIAISSNDPIGYPDDAPPKLKDMAQRLGFTFPFCHDETQEVAKVYRAACTPDFYLLDRDRRLVYRGQLDDSRPGNNKPVTGRDLRSAIQAVLTGKPIAGTQRPSIGCSIKWKPGHAPPYA; encoded by the coding sequence GTGGCAACAGCATCCTCCATGCTCCCCCTGGGAACAGACGCGCCGCCTTTTTCACTGCGCGATGTCGTAAGCGGGCGGACCTATTCTCTGGAATCATTTGCTGATAAGACCGCACTCTTGGTTATGTTCATCTGCAGACACTGTCCCTACGTGGTGCATGTCGAGCAGGAGCTCGCCAAGATCGGGCAGGATTATCGGCACACAGACTTGGGTATCATCGCCATCAGCAGTAATGATCCGATCGGCTATCCCGACGATGCCCCGCCCAAGCTCAAAGACATGGCTCAGCGGCTAGGCTTCACCTTTCCCTTCTGTCACGACGAGACGCAGGAAGTGGCGAAGGTCTATCGAGCTGCCTGTACTCCTGACTTCTATCTCCTCGATCGTGACAGGCGGCTGGTGTATCGCGGTCAATTGGATGACAGTCGTCCCGGCAATAATAAGCCGGTGACCGGGCGTGATCTCCGCAGCGCTATTCAGGCAGTCCTTACCGGCAAACCTATCGCCGGTACCCAGAGACCCAGCATCGGCTGTAGTATCAAGTGGAAGCCTGGGCATGCTCCGCCCTACGCCTGA
- a CDS encoding WD40 repeat domain-containing protein encodes MTTSLVNNSSETAAAPVPSVDFLGYWTTDCREVKTFRGHSHGVWAVAFSPDGTTLASGGAERLVRMWDIETGRLLRSLRGHTQDIRAIVFTPDGQVLATGSEDRTIRLWNGKTGEPMKLLFTRYDHNVCCLSLSPDGLMLARGSHNKDIKIWEITTGTELMTLLGKDEYDHHWSVCVAFSPDGVHLASGTDIGKLKVWEVLPSGEEKVLHDGHWRQDEEDTTETRGYFVATDDSIFQKPMDYWIGAMTFTPDAKLLITGSRDTTIKLFEMPTLVEKKILTGHKDWVRCLAVSPDGKVLVSGSDDQTIKFWDLATGRNFRTVKGHSGGVRCITFSPDGKRLASASWDRTVKLWEGGEKTEE; translated from the coding sequence ATGACCACTTCGCTCGTGAACAACTCCTCTGAGACGGCGGCTGCGCCTGTACCTTCCGTCGATTTCTTAGGGTACTGGACGACCGACTGCCGAGAAGTGAAAACGTTCCGTGGTCATTCGCACGGAGTCTGGGCGGTCGCCTTTTCTCCCGATGGGACAACACTCGCCAGCGGCGGCGCCGAACGCCTCGTGCGCATGTGGGACATCGAAACCGGTCGGCTACTGCGCTCGCTTCGCGGTCATACCCAAGATATTCGCGCCATCGTCTTCACTCCGGACGGACAGGTCCTCGCCACCGGTAGCGAAGACCGCACGATCCGGTTATGGAACGGCAAGACCGGCGAGCCGATGAAGCTCCTGTTCACACGCTACGATCATAATGTCTGCTGTCTCTCGCTTTCGCCGGACGGCCTCATGCTCGCGCGAGGCAGTCACAACAAAGACATCAAGATCTGGGAGATTACCACCGGGACCGAGTTGATGACCCTGCTCGGAAAAGACGAGTACGACCATCACTGGTCGGTTTGCGTGGCGTTTTCACCGGACGGCGTTCATCTCGCCAGCGGGACCGATATCGGGAAGCTCAAGGTTTGGGAGGTGCTCCCGAGCGGCGAGGAGAAGGTGCTGCACGATGGCCATTGGCGGCAGGACGAGGAGGATACCACTGAAACCCGCGGCTACTTCGTCGCGACGGACGACAGCATATTCCAAAAACCGATGGACTATTGGATCGGCGCCATGACCTTCACCCCGGATGCCAAGCTCCTGATTACCGGCAGCCGAGACACCACCATCAAGCTCTTCGAGATGCCGACCCTTGTCGAGAAGAAAATCCTCACCGGCCACAAGGACTGGGTCCGCTGTCTCGCTGTGTCCCCCGACGGAAAAGTGCTCGTCAGCGGGAGCGACGATCAGACTATCAAGTTTTGGGACTTGGCCACAGGACGAAACTTCCGGACCGTGAAAGGCCATAGCGGAGGAGTACGCTGCATCACCTTCTCCCCCGACGGCAAGCGCCTCGCCAGCGCCTCCTGGGACCGGACGGTCAAGCTGTGGGAAGGAGGAGAGAAGACGGAAGAGTAA
- a CDS encoding DUF2281 domain-containing protein: MKTLEELVRELPPDMQEEVREFAQYLLEKRTKGKRKFLAQTWAGGLKEFRDQYTSLELQKKALEWRGDDVSRGH, from the coding sequence ATGAAGACGTTAGAAGAACTCGTGCGAGAGCTTCCTCCTGACATGCAGGAAGAGGTGCGAGAGTTTGCGCAATATCTGTTGGAGAAACGCACCAAGGGCAAGAGGAAGTTTTTGGCACAGACCTGGGCCGGTGGACTGAAAGAATTCCGCGACCAATACACCTCGCTGGAGCTTCAGAAGAAAGCGCTCGAATGGCGGGGAGACGATGTATCTCGTGGACACTAA
- a CDS encoding DEAD/DEAH box helicase family protein — translation MSGYEVPEPILNSPFDEPSEHWHIVEGEQPERRPGRRPAMYFYRDPKAKPETEAGRVVGTAIELKLVNRIREQVKKWRLEGYPGVTRTTLELLHWWRRDGRAQRLFFAQLDAVETIIFLTEARADYRQGIEVPQEEISEDKRNDGYAGFRRYASKMATGSGKTTVMGMLAVWSILNKVNDRSDARFSDVVLIVCPNVTIKNRLRELDPEGGEASLYRLRDLVPSHLMPSLTQGRVLVTNWHVFEPQSMQTGGVGARVNKAGVEVRTKETITISSKTTTARGTRYLTLEDFERQVAAGLLTVLDEEREKDGTLEKVSVESRRYVESDRALVNRILGREVGGKQNILVMNDEAHHAYRIVRAEREEDEEDLFGEDEEAEDFFKEATVWVDGLDRIQKLRGINFCLDLSATPYFLGRVGQDTNRPFPWVVSDFGLIDAIESGLVKIPQLAVRDTTGKDIPGYFNIWHWILPQLTPAERGGKKANPKPEAILKYAHHPIAMLGALWEREREDWVRDRDDPRPPVFILVCKNTQIAKVLYEWLAEDKAPTGIPPVKLEGFRNNGRQNTIRVDSKVVHESDSGEAKNDEVRWMRFTLDTVGKTAWPTDRVGRPIYLDGFKELADKLERPEHPPGRDVRCIVSVAMLTEGWDCNTVTHIIGLRPFMSQLLCEQVVGRGLRRANYEVGPDGKLTEEVAKVFGVPFEVIPFKANPQGQPQPRVKRYHVHAIPAKAQFEIRFPRVEGYTQAIRNKVTVGWLNDCWKRSVPTPHRGKRRRCLAMKPHAGQAQRRMSISGQVAKCGR, via the coding sequence ATGAGCGGTTACGAAGTTCCCGAACCCATTCTCAATTCTCCGTTCGACGAACCCTCTGAACATTGGCATATCGTGGAAGGCGAACAGCCGGAGCGGCGGCCTGGCCGACGTCCGGCGATGTATTTCTATCGCGACCCAAAAGCCAAGCCGGAAACAGAAGCGGGGCGTGTCGTCGGCACCGCCATCGAGCTGAAGCTCGTCAACCGTATTCGTGAACAGGTGAAGAAGTGGCGGCTGGAGGGTTATCCAGGCGTAACCAGAACGACTCTGGAATTGCTGCACTGGTGGCGGCGGGACGGACGGGCACAGCGGCTCTTCTTTGCACAGCTCGATGCCGTGGAGACGATCATTTTTCTCACGGAGGCGAGAGCCGACTATCGGCAGGGCATCGAGGTCCCTCAAGAAGAAATCAGCGAGGACAAACGGAACGATGGCTACGCTGGATTCCGTCGCTATGCCTCAAAAATGGCAACCGGTTCCGGCAAGACCACGGTGATGGGGATGTTGGCGGTCTGGAGCATCCTCAACAAGGTGAACGACCGAAGCGATGCTCGATTCTCCGACGTCGTGCTGATCGTCTGCCCGAATGTGACGATCAAGAACCGGCTCCGAGAGCTGGACCCTGAAGGTGGCGAAGCCAGCCTCTATCGTTTGCGCGATCTGGTTCCGTCACACTTGATGCCATCGCTGACGCAGGGGCGAGTCCTCGTCACCAACTGGCATGTCTTCGAGCCACAGTCGATGCAAACCGGTGGGGTTGGCGCGCGGGTGAACAAGGCCGGGGTCGAAGTCCGCACGAAAGAAACCATTACGATCAGTTCGAAGACGACGACGGCGCGTGGGACGCGATATCTGACGCTGGAAGATTTCGAACGACAGGTAGCTGCCGGGTTATTGACGGTGCTTGACGAGGAGCGGGAGAAAGACGGCACATTGGAGAAAGTCAGTGTCGAATCACGACGCTATGTCGAGAGCGACAGGGCACTGGTCAATCGCATTCTTGGGCGCGAAGTGGGCGGCAAACAGAACATTCTCGTGATGAACGATGAGGCGCACCATGCCTATCGGATCGTGCGTGCGGAGCGAGAGGAGGATGAAGAAGACCTCTTCGGTGAGGATGAAGAGGCCGAAGACTTCTTCAAGGAAGCGACGGTCTGGGTTGACGGGCTGGATCGCATTCAAAAACTGCGCGGCATCAATTTCTGTCTGGATCTTTCAGCTACTCCCTATTTTCTCGGTCGCGTCGGTCAGGATACGAACCGGCCCTTCCCATGGGTCGTCAGCGACTTCGGGCTGATCGATGCGATTGAATCCGGCTTGGTGAAAATTCCTCAGCTTGCGGTGCGGGATACGACCGGCAAGGATATTCCCGGCTATTTCAATATCTGGCACTGGATTTTGCCCCAGCTCACTCCGGCCGAACGAGGAGGGAAGAAGGCCAACCCCAAGCCCGAAGCGATTTTGAAGTATGCCCATCATCCCATCGCGATGCTGGGCGCGCTATGGGAAAGAGAGCGTGAGGATTGGGTGAGAGATCGAGACGATCCCCGGCCTCCGGTCTTCATCCTGGTCTGCAAGAACACGCAGATCGCCAAGGTGCTGTACGAATGGCTGGCGGAAGACAAGGCACCGACCGGCATTCCGCCTGTGAAACTCGAAGGGTTCAGAAACAACGGTAGACAGAACACGATCCGGGTGGATTCCAAGGTCGTCCATGAGTCGGATTCTGGTGAAGCGAAGAACGACGAAGTCCGCTGGATGCGGTTCACGTTGGATACGGTCGGAAAGACTGCTTGGCCGACGGATCGGGTGGGCCGGCCGATCTACCTGGATGGCTTCAAGGAATTGGCCGACAAACTTGAGAGGCCTGAGCATCCGCCAGGCCGAGACGTGCGTTGTATCGTCAGCGTCGCCATGCTGACCGAAGGATGGGATTGCAACACCGTGACCCACATCATCGGGCTTCGGCCCTTCATGTCGCAGTTGCTCTGCGAGCAGGTGGTGGGGCGAGGCCTGCGGCGAGCCAATTATGAAGTGGGACCAGATGGCAAGCTCACTGAAGAAGTGGCCAAGGTGTTCGGTGTGCCGTTTGAGGTGATCCCGTTTAAAGCGAATCCTCAGGGGCAGCCGCAACCTCGCGTGAAGCGATACCATGTCCATGCCATCCCTGCGAAAGCCCAATTCGAGATCAGGTTTCCCCGCGTCGAAGGCTACACTCAAGCGATTCGCAATAAGGTGACCGTTGGGTGGTTGAACGATTGCTGGAAGCGATCCGTCCCGACACCTCACAGGGGGAAGCGCCGGAGGTGCCTCGCTATGAAGCCACACGCGGGCCAGGCTCAACGGCGGATGTCGATTTCTGGACAAGTCGCAAAGTGCGGGAGGTGA
- a CDS encoding aldo/keto reductase: MEYTHLGRSGVKVSRLCLGTMNFGPQTNEQDSFALMDRALDLGINFFDTANVYGWKLGEGWTEQIIGRWFAQGGGRRDKVVLATKVYGRMGEWPNQARLSAVHIKRACEDSLRRLKTDWIDLYQMHHVDRETPWDEIWQAMEQLVREGKVVYVGSSNFAGWHLAQAQEAAHRRHFFGLVSEQSLYNLNERTIELEVIPACEAYGIGLIPWSPLGRGLLGGALLSDNIGRRADADLKQEVIKSRPKLEAYEGLCARIGERPADVALAWLLHQRAVTSPIIGPRTMEQLEGAMKAVSLSLGNDILKQLDELFPGPGGTAPESYAW; the protein is encoded by the coding sequence ATGGAATACACACATCTTGGCCGGTCCGGCGTGAAAGTCAGCCGGCTCTGTCTAGGCACGATGAATTTCGGTCCGCAGACGAACGAGCAGGACAGCTTCGCGCTGATGGATCGGGCATTGGATCTCGGCATCAATTTTTTTGATACAGCGAATGTGTACGGCTGGAAGCTCGGTGAAGGATGGACCGAGCAGATCATCGGCCGTTGGTTCGCACAAGGGGGAGGCCGTCGGGATAAGGTGGTGCTGGCTACGAAGGTGTACGGTCGCATGGGCGAATGGCCGAATCAGGCGCGCCTCTCGGCCGTACACATCAAACGAGCTTGCGAGGACAGTCTCCGACGGTTGAAGACCGACTGGATAGATCTGTATCAAATGCATCATGTCGATCGGGAAACACCGTGGGACGAAATCTGGCAAGCGATGGAACAGTTAGTCAGGGAAGGTAAGGTGGTGTATGTGGGCAGCAGCAATTTCGCCGGTTGGCACTTGGCCCAGGCTCAGGAGGCCGCACATCGCCGTCACTTTTTTGGGCTGGTGTCGGAACAAAGCCTGTATAACCTCAATGAGCGTACGATTGAGCTGGAAGTCATTCCTGCCTGTGAGGCCTACGGCATCGGTCTCATCCCCTGGAGTCCCCTGGGAAGGGGCCTCTTGGGCGGAGCCCTTCTGTCCGACAACATTGGTCGGCGCGCGGACGCAGATCTGAAACAGGAGGTGATCAAGTCCCGTCCCAAATTGGAAGCGTACGAGGGCCTGTGCGCAAGGATTGGTGAAAGACCGGCTGATGTCGCACTTGCCTGGCTGCTGCACCAACGAGCCGTCACGTCGCCCATTATCGGTCCTCGCACGATGGAACAGCTGGAAGGGGCTATGAAGGCAGTGAGTCTTTCCCTGGGCAACGACATCTTGAAGCAGCTGGACGAGCTCTTTCCCGGACCTGGTGGAACTGCGCCGGAATCCTATGCCTGGTAG